In the genome of Arabidopsis thaliana chromosome 4, partial sequence, the window GGCGGTAAGCGACGAATTCAGCCGTAGTTCGAAGACGGTGGAGGAAGCTGTTAATGCACACATGTCGTTTTGTGGCAAGTTTAACGCTAACCCCGCAGAACTCGTCGCCGACGGCATGAGACAGATGCTACGAAGGAGGTCCGGTGAGTTATCACCGAAGATGTCCAAGAAGTTCGGAAGATCTAACACCACATAATTCATGTAGTCATCTTTTTCTCACTTTTGCCTTAAAGTTTTGGCTAATGTAAAGTATaataaaagttacaaaattaatactttgagcaaaattaatatttatttgttactaAACTCACCAGTAATCTCTGCAAGAACACAGACCGTTTTTATAACAGTGAAACCTAGTTCGATCTCTCACTATGATCTCTCGTTCATACACTTTAGAGACGAGCTTGAAGAAAAGGTGACAATCCTCACACACCCTTAGATTCTTCACTATTCTAATAACACCGCACgagtctttctcttcttctttttcctcattCATCAGACCGAAGCAGAGCGCGAGCTTTTCGCTATGCCATAGAACCAaatccttcttttcttcctcctctaCATCCACCAAAACGCTACCACAGTCTGGAACGTAACCGGCTAGCTTCAGTTTACTTACAACCTCGTCTAGCTTCGCATAAATCTCATTTGATTGCTTATGTCTCTTGTCACCGATGAGAAACTCGTGTGATTTCCCGTTTTGGTCAATCCGGCTAAGACCTTTCTCCTTGAACACATTCTTTTCCTCCATTACACGTCTTATGTTCCTTACGTCCTCCCATCTCTGTTCTCTAGCGTATATATTGGACATTAACACAAGAGCCCCGTCATGATCAGGCTCCAGCTCGAGGATACGTTTGGCTGCAAATTTGCCTAACTCAAGCTCACCATGGATTCTACAAGCTGACATCAGTGATCCCCATATGACTACATTAGACGCTACTGGCATTGATTCTATAACCTCAAGAGCTTCTCGTAAGAGATTAGCTCGGCCAAAGAGATCCACCATGCATCCATAATGCTCAAGTTTTGGAGTAATATTGTATTCATCAGTCATTGATGCAAAGATCTTTTTACCTTCTTCAACTAGTCCTGAGTGGCTACAACCATAGAGAACTCCTACAAAAGTGACTTCATTGGGCTCGACATTTTCCTGTTTCATTCGGGCAAATAAGCTAAGTGCATCACTGGCTTCTCCATGCATAGATAACGCATTGATCATAGAGCTCCACGACACTACATTCCTCCTTGGCATCTTCTCAAACACGTCTCTTGTTGCATCCAAACCTCCACATTTCGCATACATGTTAATGAGGGCATTATTTATTGACAACTCTGATTCCAACCCGTTAACATGTATGCAACTGTGAACCCATTTCGCTTTATCCAGAATACCAAGGTTAGCACAAGCAGATATAACACTGAACATGCTAACCACATCAGGTTTGATCCCAGAGCAACACATTTCCTCAAAAACTCTTAAAGCTTCTTGAGGATAATCACTTTCAACATAAGCCGAAATCATTGTGGTCCAACACACCAAATCTTTCTTTTCCGTTTGGTCAAATATAACCTGAGCATCATCGAGTCTCCCACATTTTGAATACCCAGAAACCATGGCAGTCGAAACAAACAAGTTTCTCACTGACATCTTCCTAAAAAACTCCCTTGCCATATCCATACAACCAGCTCCAGCATACATAGTAACAAGAGCAGTCAACAAATGAGTATCCATCCTAACATCATTTTCTATCAAAAACTCGTAAATAGCTCTGTTATATCTCATATTCCCAGTACGACCACATGCAGAGACAATGTTACAGAGAATCATTTCATCTGGCATCACATTAGAATCCTTCATCTCCTCAAAAAGCTTAAAGGCTTCATCTACAAGACCGAATCGGCAATACCTacaaaaaagttaaagttaacaacttttaaaaaagaaaacactaaacaaCATTTCACTCTGTTTATGATCCTAACCTCTCAATCATAGTATTCCACGTAACAACATCTCTATGCgacatttcgtcgaacacatTGCGCGCGTAGTTAATTCTACCACAAGACGCGTACATATCCATAAAACCAGTCTCAACAAAAGGGTCGCACAAAGTCGCAATCTTGAACGCAACGCCGTGAAGCTCCATACCCTCGAACAAGGCCGAGACTTTGGAAACTGCTTTAAGAATCGGAAGGAAGCTGAATTGATCAAGACGACCACCAACATGTCTAATCCTCTGATAGAACAGAATCGTCGCTCTAGGTTCACTGGAACGAGATAGATCCCGGAGAAATGGATTGAAGACGATGGATTCAGGCGGAGAGGGAATAGATGAAAAGACATTGAGAGCGTAGCTGAGATTgatagaggaagaagagacggAGAGGTTAAAGAGAAAGGAGTTGAGTTTGTGGTTGATCACTGTACGGAGGATGTGAGCATGGAGTTGCTTGATGTGGTTGAGTGATTTGCAGAATGAGAGTTTCTCTAGAATTGTATTCGCGGCCGTTGACGCTATTGGCGGCGGAAGTGTCATCGGCGTATAcaattgaatttaaaagaatcatcatcacacGTAACACATAAATCgatatattcttttaaaaaatattgataccaaagaaaataattgaataagtATTACTGAAAACAGTTTATATCATATCTGATAGACTGATACAGTTGAATTGCtgataccaaacaaaaaaatgtttaaagaaTTTCTATAATATCTGATACAGTTGaattttatcaatttctaCATCCATATTCCATATTACTGatatttaaattatcaaattgaGTATAGGATGATTTtgacatatacaaaaaaaaattaattttgtcacAAGATTGCTAACTTTATTATATCATACGATTTCAtaagtagttttttttataaagattataaataattcacttttattgtttacatatcatataaaaaagtCTAAATTTCATAATAAATCGTCAATACTTATATTCGAAGGTTTTTGTGCGTAGAAGTAACTATTGAAGGGCAATATTCTTGCAAATACAACGATTATGtttaagaaacataaaagTTAGGAAAGATAttgtttagaaatatttaataatgtaaatattaaacggataaataaaagttacgtaaatgtttttttttggaaggGAGGGGGGTTTCCCTATGTTTTGACGAAAAATGTACAGTTTAAAACCTTTCTCTCAGTCTGTTGGTTGGCTCCATTCGCAGCTTACTGTTTTCGtcaaccaaattttgtttatccATTTCTTAAATCATCACTTAATCATTGCCTAGTTCTAATCCCAAAGTTGGATCAGAAATCCAAATTTCAAAGTCGTTATACAGAGCCGTAGCTTTCTGGCAATTTTGATTCCCACCAAAAAGGTGATCACTTTATATTAGATTCCTCATCTTTTCTCCTATTAATTTTGACCCATTCGCTTCTTATCACTCtcacacccaaaaaaaaaagacccaTGAAAATCCACCCATTACCCAGAAACgaaaataacaacaatctGATCCATCACGCTCGTGATCCGACCCGAGAACCCGGAAAGAAGCTCCGTCGTCTCCCACATATCTTCAGCCGTGTTCTAGAGCTGCCCTTGAAGTCAGACGCTGACGTGGCTGTTGAAGAGAGTCATGACTGCTTCAGGTTCGTCGCGGAAACAGACgggggaggaggaggaggtgtGAGGGCTTACATGGTTGAGATTCATCCTGGTGTGACCAAGATTCTTGTGAGAACCAATGGTTCATCGTCTCTTGGTTTGTCGCTTGATGAGCTTGAGCTTGACGTGTGGCGTTTCAGGCTACCGGAATCAACTAGGCCTGAGCTCGTTACCGTGGATTGCGACGGCGATGGAGAATTGATTGTCACTGTGCCTAAGATTGAAGACAATGGTAGAGATTTGATAGTGCTTGTACAGTAATCTAATGTGTTTGTGATCAAATGAGAAAAATCTTGACTTTTTTTATCTAATGGTTATCAAAGTTAagatctttttgtttctttatgaAAATATGGATACAGAGTAGGTTTTGCCTTATGTAACGTAACATcaattggttttagttttagagaTAAAATCCTTTGAGAGGGGCAAATTTATTGAGGATCTCTGATTCACGTTTAAGAGCATTGTCTTTCTTCATTTCCCATTCAGGTTTCTTCAAGTTAGCTGCTTGAACTTCTTGAACCACTTTAGGGATTGAGTTCGCTACCATCTTCTGACCAAAGATTAGATCAACCTTCTCTTTCCCCTTGTTACTGATGCAGCGGGTAAGCTCGGTTCGTTTAGCTTGAAGCTGAGCGATTTGCTCGTCAATTTGACGGATTGTCTCTGAGTTTCTATCGACTTCCGTTTGGATATTGCCTAGCTTGTCCTTTAAGTCGCTGTATTCGTACTTGAGAGATGCGACCTTCGCTTTGTTAAGCTCGAGAGCGGAGAAGAACCTATCTGCTTCTACTATCATGCTTTGGTTCTCTTGAAAAACTTCGCTGAAAGTTGGAATTTCTTCGATTAGCTTCAACCTCACTATTTCTTCAGCTGATAGGCTTGGATCTTTCTTGAGTTTAGCTGCCAAGCTTGCCATCTCCGTAGCTTCATTAGACATGAACAAGGAAGAGAAATCTTTCTCCAGAAGCGATGAAAGCTTCATTCGAGCTTCTGTCCATTCGTAATCTCTCACTGGAGAGCTTGCACTAACGggaagtgatgatgaagactcCTGTCCTGCTTCTGAAGGCTGTTGCTGAAGAAGATTCTCTAGAGAGTTCAGATAACTGTCAAACTCTTCTGGGTTTATATCCACAGGAGGGTGAGAGACTGCAATGACACCGTTCATAGAAGAAACATAGATATGCGGAACAaaagcctcttcttcttcttcttcgtctgcATAGTTACCTCTGCGTTTCTTCATCCTCTTGCTGCCTTTCTTTGCATCTGATTCCTTGTTTTCTTCAGTCAAGTCAAACACATCACCTTGTTGCTGTCTTGTGTAACGTTTCGAGGAAGATTCCCGAGCTGACTTATGTTCAGCAGCTGGTGTTGTTGTGGCTGTCTTTTTCCTGTTGCTAGCTCGCGGAGTTGCTTTAGGTTCATTAGTCTGTATCTGCACctgttttctcttcctctggCTGTAACGCGAAGTTgatccttctttttttacatCCTCAGCATCCTCATCTTGATTCTGTCCTTCTTTGGATGTCTCTTCAAACAGAGACGCAGCATCAactacagaaaaaaagaaacatcattCATGTGTTGCAGATAGAGTTTTATGGCTGACGCAACAGAAGAGTGTTAGTTGCTACCTCTTTCTGCAGGCTGAAACAAAGCCGGAATGTTCCAGGTAAAAGATGCAAAGAATGCATTAGCATCCATATCAGGGAAACTAGTTTCGAGATAACGCGAAAGAGTGTTTTTGCTTGCAAAAGATTTGGGTACATTCTTGCCCTTAAGCCTCTCCGGGAGAATGAGTAAGCGATCCTTATGGAACCCGGCATTATTCACTCTCCTCCCAACTCTCCAAGTCCAAACATCGCCGGGGCTCGGGAAATCGACAGGTGCAAACGGCAAACCTTGACCACTAGAAGCTGGCGGAATCGCCGGGAGTTGATTCAAATCAGTGAAGGAGCTTCTGTCACCATTAACCTTcacatcatcaccatcaccatcactgTTGAATCCGTTTTCCCGATAATAGTCATTCTCAACCGGGACTGGTTCAGTCTCCTTGCTTCTATTACTCATTGACACTACTGATTCACCATCAAATCTGTGCAGATTCATAAATGTGATTGAATCAAATAACATAACTTAACTAATTGCTTTGCAGTTATAATCACATATATTCATTACTCTATTCccaataacaaaacaaaatcgatcATGACTCAAAGTTTCCTAGAATCAATGCAGAGAAACCTATACAGAAGTGTAAACATATTGATAGTTCTTAATGAATTGAATTTACCCAGGAGAATTTTGACCTATCTCTTGATCCATATCCATCGAAGCAgaccaaaaaccctaattcctgCGATAGATAAACACCCAAATAAACAAAGCAAAGGATGAATTCTAATCTATAACAATGTTAAGGGAACAAACCCacacaaattaaaagttaagTTGATTAGAAATTTCTCCAGAATGCAGATAAAGATACGAACTTTGGAGAGTCAAGAACAGAGTAGCCGATCTTATGCTTCAACTACAACAGATTACAAATTTATCAAACTCATTCGTTTCTTATATATCCTCTTTTCGATCAGATTAGTCCTACAAACAGAGGTGGAATAACAGTTATACccttttagtttgtttttgtttacacaGATGAAGATTGAAATTACGATTATACCGTtcaatgtttcttcttcaccgaCTTGAAAGCTATGACCTTTCCGATCACCGGCGTTAGTTATGAGCCTCCTCTCCGCGGACGCACTTGGGTTACTTCTCAAGAATGCAATCTCCGCGAGTTCCATGCGTTTGGGTCGCGTCGTTCACGCAAGAATCGTCAAAACCCTCGATTCACCACCACCTCCGTTTCTCGCGAACTATCTCATCAACATGTACTCAAAACTCGACCATCCGGAATCAGCCCGACTCGTTCTCCGACTCACTCCTGCACGAAACGTCGTCTCTTGGACTTCACTTATCTCCGGACTTGCTCAGAACGGTCATTTCTCCACCGCTTTGGTTGAATTCTTCGAGATGCGACGAGAAGGTGTTGTTCCAAATGACTTCACTTTCCCTTGTGCTTTTAAAGCTGTGGCTTCTCTGCGTTTACCCGTTACTGGGAAGCAGATTCATGCGCTTGCTGTGAAGTGTGGTAGGATACTTGATGTGTTTGTTGGGTGTAGTGCTTTTGATATGTATTGCAAAACTAGGCTTAGAGATGATGCACGGAAGTTGTTCGATGAAATTCCTGAGAGGAACCTTGAAACTTGGAATGCTTTTATATCT includes:
- a CDS encoding hypothetical protein (DUF1677) (Protein of unknown function (DUF1677); CONTAINS InterPro DOMAIN/s: Protein of unknown function DUF1677, plant (InterPro:IPR012876); BEST Arabidopsis thaliana protein match is: Protein of unknown function (DUF1677) (TAIR:AT3G22540.1); Has 35333 Blast hits to 34131 proteins in 2444 species: Archae - 798; Bacteria - 22429; Metazoa - 974; Fungi - 991; Plants - 531; Viruses - 0; Other Eukaryotes - 9610 (source: NCBI BLink).) — translated: MEIESVTCECCGLMEDCTQHYISKVKANFAGKWLCGLCSEAVSDEFSRSSKTVEEAVNAHMSFCGKFNANPAELVADGMRQMLRRRSGELSPKMSKKFGRSNTT
- a CDS encoding Pentatricopeptide repeat (PPR) superfamily protein (Pentatricopeptide repeat (PPR) superfamily protein; CONTAINS InterPro DOMAIN/s: Pentatricopeptide repeat (InterPro:IPR002885); BEST Arabidopsis thaliana protein match is: Tetratricopeptide repeat (TPR)-like superfamily protein (TAIR:AT2G29760.1); Has 42785 Blast hits to 14682 proteins in 270 species: Archae - 0; Bacteria - 16; Metazoa - 63; Fungi - 147; Plants - 41807; Viruses - 0; Other Eukaryotes - 752 (source: NCBI BLink).), yielding MTLPPPIASTAANTILEKLSFCKSLNHIKQLHAHILRTVINHKLNSFLFNLSVSSSSINLSYALNVFSSIPSPPESIVFNPFLRDLSRSSEPRATILFYQRIRHVGGRLDQFSFLPILKAVSKVSALFEGMELHGVAFKIATLCDPFVETGFMDMYASCGRINYARNVFDEMSHRDVVTWNTMIERYCRFGLVDEAFKLFEEMKDSNVMPDEMILCNIVSACGRTGNMRYNRAIYEFLIENDVRMDTHLLTALVTMYAGAGCMDMAREFFRKMSVRNLFVSTAMVSGYSKCGRLDDAQVIFDQTEKKDLVCWTTMISAYVESDYPQEALRVFEEMCCSGIKPDVVSMFSVISACANLGILDKAKWVHSCIHVNGLESELSINNALINMYAKCGGLDATRDVFEKMPRRNVVSWSSMINALSMHGEASDALSLFARMKQENVEPNEVTFVGVLYGCSHSGLVEEGKKIFASMTDEYNITPKLEHYGCMVDLFGRANLLREALEVIESMPVASNVVIWGSLMSACRIHGELELGKFAAKRILELEPDHDGALVLMSNIYAREQRWEDVRNIRRVMEEKNVFKEKGLSRIDQNGKSHEFLIGDKRHKQSNEIYAKLDEVVSKLKLAGYVPDCGSVLVDVEEEEKKDLVLWHSEKLALCFGLMNEEKEEEKDSCGVIRIVKNLRVCEDCHLFFKLVSKVYEREIIVRDRTRFHCYKNGLCSCRDYW
- a CDS encoding spindle assembly abnormal protein, coding for MDMDQEIGQNSPGFDGESVVSMSNRSKETEPVPVENDYYRENGFNSDGDGDDVKVNGDRSSFTDLNQLPAIPPASSGQGLPFAPVDFPSPGDVWTWRVGRRVNNAGFHKDRLLILPERLKGKNVPKSFASKNTLSRYLETSFPDMDANAFFASFTWNIPALFQPAERVDAASLFEETSKEGQNQDEDAEDVKKEGSTSRYSQRKRKQVQIQTNEPKATPRASNRKKTATTTPAAEHKSARESSSKRYTRQQQGDVFDLTEENKESDAKKGSKRMKKRRGNYADEEEEEEAFVPHIYVSSMNGVIAVSHPPVDINPEEFDSYLNSLENLLQQQPSEAGQESSSSLPVSASSPVRDYEWTEARMKLSSLLEKDFSSLFMSNEATEMASLAAKLKKDPSLSAEEIVRLKLIEEIPTFSEVFQENQSMIVEADRFFSALELNKAKVASLKYEYSDLKDKLGNIQTEVDRNSETIRQIDEQIAQLQAKRTELTRCISNKGKEKVDLIFGQKMVANSIPKVVQEVQAANLKKPEWEMKKDNALKRESEILNKFAPLKGFYL
- the HSP1 gene encoding 17.6 kDa class II heat shock protein (unknown protein; BEST Arabidopsis thaliana protein match is: unknown protein (TAIR:AT3G22530.1); Has 77 Blast hits to 77 proteins in 12 species: Archae - 0; Bacteria - 0; Metazoa - 0; Fungi - 0; Plants - 77; Viruses - 0; Other Eukaryotes - 0 (source: NCBI BLink).); translation: MKIHPLPRNENNNNLIHHARDPTREPGKKLRRLPHIFSRVLELPLKSDADVAVEESHDCFRFVAETDGGGGGGVRAYMVEIHPGVTKILVRTNGSSSLGLSLDELELDVWRFRLPESTRPELVTVDCDGDGELIVTVPKIEDNGRDLIVLVQ